tcctttgaggataaaaactcatggtggatctgttgatgttcttggtataagtggtgcactttattttgtcacttttatagatgatttttccaggaaagtttgggcttatactttgaagaccaaagatcaggttattaatgtcttcaaagagtttcatgccagggttgaaagggagacagaaaggaaattgaaatgcataagatcagataatggtggtgagtatacgggattgtttaatgactattgcaggtcacatgggatccaacatgagatgacagttcctggtacacctcagcataatgcaattgcagagaggatgaactgcaccatcatggaaaagatcagatgtatgcttatgctttcacaggccaagctacccaaaaggttttgggatgaggctttgaggactgcagttgatgtgatcaacttatcaccatgtacagccctagatggtgatgttgcagagcatgtatggtcagagaaagatgtttcctacaggcatttaagagtatttggttgtcgtgcatttgcacatgttccagataatgagaggtccaagctggacggtaaatctaaagaatgtatttttcttggttactcacatgatcattttggttacaggctttgggatccagaaaagcagaaggtgttcaggagcagagatgtggtcttctttgaggatcaaatctttgaggatttgaagaagaaggcaccagccaagacttctgcagaaggattagcagattgtgacccagttattcctccagtatatcagggtgatgggggagatgtgcagaaaaatagtgtagagcctgatgttgatttacctgcaggacatgttgagcaagaagaagtaggagagcaagttcccatagaacctcagttgagaagatcttctagacaacgtcaaccttccagaagatactctacagatgagtatgtgatgcttactgatgcaggtgaaccagagagttaccaggaagcagttgagagtgagcagaaagataaGTGGTTAGttactatgcaggaagagatggatgctcttcagaagaaccacacttatgatttggtgctgctaccaaatggaatgaaggccttaaagaacaagtgggtttttaggttgaagactcaagaatattattctcaaccaaagtacaaagctagattgattgtgaaagacttttgtcaaaagaaaggtcacttcatgttgtgctcagaacagagtccgtcaagtgatgaggagaaggagaaaatgcaaaaggttccttatgcttcagcagttggaagtttaatgtatgcaatggtatatacgaggccagacatcgcatatgcaatgggtgttactagcagatttcttgcaaatccaagcaaagagcactgggcaacagtgaagtagatttttagatatctcaaagggagctctaaggtttgtttaagctttggaggtggaccacctgtgttaacaggttacacaaatgcagatatggcaagagatatagatacgaggaaatctacttcaggttatgtacttacttttgcagggggagctgtgtcatggcaatccaggttacaaagatgtattgctctctccaccacagaagcagaatatattgctgctacagaggtatgcaaagaaatgttatggatgaaagaattcttacaagaattggggctgaaataggaaaattatgtggtgcattgtgacagccaaagtgtcatccatttatgtaagaacccaaagtttcattccaagtcaaagcatatagatgtcagataccactggattcgaaatgtatttgaagagaagcagttgcagcttcagaaaattcatacagatgacaacggagcagacatgttgacgaagaccttaccaaaagaaagacaggagatatgccgacagttggtcggcatggctttacattgaggagtcatgggacagcctcccttatgggctgaagggggaggttgttgagctgatggcccatattcagcccatgtgggctttatcagcccacagcccacaccccctcttaacctaaccctaattaagattaggggggtgtggtggctgcgttttagaggcagattaaagctataaaaaggcagcaacaaggcagatctttggagccatgAGATTCcacagagaagaaggagaacaaggtagaaaaggaagagaaagaaagggaagaagacaaggacaacgcagagagactgttctcaatcatctagcagtgttctcatctcaggttagatcaaatctacagtaggctcttgctgtgattacttaggaggtttaagatattgtgggcagtgacgtgatccttgtatcccagttattctcttgtggttgttgctagggttttgggcaagagattgagatttgtacattcattattctcatagtggattatctctagtttgccccgtggtttttacccttcacatagaaggggttttccacgtatatcttggtgttctgtttgattgtgtttccattttattccgctgcgtattttggtcttctagtatttgtttatatacaaaggttattcctgtttatatccccatcaatagTATCATCCCGTACCAAAAAATCTtagataatttaaatttttagttctATTCTTGAAGTTGGTCTATAAATAACCCACTTAAGCTTTATTGATGGAGCATTTATTCATAAGCTAAGAAGTATTTAAACTCTCGTTTTCAGTATAGTTTGAATCTCCTTCTCTTGGATTTAGTTATAATTCTAAGTTATAAAAGATATAAGATGTTACGTAAAAAGATAGTATAAATGTTATCtcctattttgaaaataaaataataataataataataatattttctatcagAAGAAAGTTCGATAGTGAAAACTGATGACATCGATCGATGaattgtgaaaaaaaaattataaaaactatAGTTGGTCTTCCATGCACCTAttacactttttttttcttatttatcttcTATTTCATGTtgtagtttaatttttttttttttggaatgatAGATGTCCTATTAATTCAATGCATATCTTGCATGTTATCTATGTTTTTAGTATAGTTACATCTGTTGAAAATTTGAGATGATACCTTGCAGTCCTAATTTagaaatcaaattttattttcttgcttggtatagtaatttaaaaatattaatttttatttgtttatttattattatgatatagaaaataactattaagtatttcaAATAGAATGAAGTCATATatgttaatatattaaataaaaattaataataaataaaatacgataattaaaaaaaaatccttgaAGGAAGGGCTCATCTCCTTCTATTTAATGggagagattttatttttttaggatAAACTATATTGTATGaagttcaaaaatattttttggtcCTTTAAATATtattgttagattaaaatatattatctgagttttttttatatttttgatccTTTTAAGGTTTAGAATTTTATTGTTTGATTATATTAGGttgaaattattcatgtcatatatattgaatatataatttttaattattattaaattaagaatgCTATTTTCTTGTATTGAAGTTTATCTTTTCATCTTATTTAatctattattatatattttttaatatattattgttaGTGAATATACATTGTCATGATTTAATATTGATGAAATTGTATAAGAATTGGATTGAAATAGCCCGTCTAAGCCCAACTCATAGGTTAGGCCACAATCCACTAACTAGACCCAATTAATATATCGAGCCTAACCCGTAGGCTAGGCCTTAGCTCATAGGCTAATTGAGCCGACCTAATATGGACTGTCACGTGCGATACACATGATTAGTTCATGGACTATGAGTTAAACCAACCTGATGCGATGCATGCAAAGTCATATGTAGTACATATAACCAGTATATGGGCCGGTCCAACCTAGCTCAATTATGTAATCATTGGATTTGAGGCCAAATATTGATTAGTTTAAACTAGACTTTGATTAATCTATATCGATTTAAAGTGATTTCGAATTAGTTAGATTTATTCAATTCAGTTTAACTTAAATTGAATCAAATATAATCTAAATCATAGTAATCTATGATGATTCCAAACTAATTAAGTATTAGAGATCGATTTAATTAAGTTTTAATTTGATCATTCAGTTGGATAAAGTCTCCTTATCCGTttttgggagaatactctttcgAATATTTAATATACATCAGTGGggtgattaattttttttatcatatatttatttttatggagAGCAAAACTTTTTTCTACCTGATAGAGTTAATGATTCTTCTAAGTTATTTATTCGACTATTATTCGAAAACATGTGATTCggtaaaaagaaaacaaaaattaagaTGTGAGTATTGTAATGCCTCCTACTATGTCGGAGATTTATGTTCACAGGATTGGGCGAACAGGAAGGGCAGGCGCTACAGGAGTATCTTATACATTTTTCTGTGACGGGGACCCTTTTAAGTTGTGAAAATTCTGAAGGGGTCTAGCCAGCATATTCCTTTGGAATTGCAGGATATGACATCTCGTGGTGGATACGGTGAAAAATCTTGGTGGCGGAGTTCCGGTTACAGTGCTGCAGCTGATAGTGGAATAAAATGAATAACTTTATTATCATTAATAGAAAGAACTCCGTGGTATAAATTGCCTTATCAGTACAATTAGAAAGCTTGAAGATTTCTCCGTTAAAGTTGACTTacatttgtaaatatatctgtcaTTGTATTTTGCAGGTCTCAAAGTGGTTATCGAGATGATTGCAATGGCAATGATTACATCAGCTTTAAAGCACGCATTCCCAATCAAGGAACAGGAGGCAGCATTCCCTGCAGAAACCGTAGTCGAAGTGTCGACCCAAGCTGCAATGAGAGACATGAACATTGGGGCGATAGCCATGGCCAAAGCAGTAGCAATGTTCAGAACCAGACGCGAAGCCGAAGTAGGAGGCTGTTTTGAAGTATACTGAATGTTCCCACGCCATTCAAGGCTATTGGGTGTGCGTTAAAATTGGGGTCAATGGCGCTTGTTCTGATGCTTGTCTACCGTAGTGAACCATGCGTCGATATATGACACCATTTTCTGTGGTGAATGTTCCCATACCATTGTAAAGTTTGTGTGTATGTTAAAATTGGGACCAGTGACCGATATTTCAACTTGTCCTTCTTTTGTGAACTTGCATCCATGAATCGTCACTGTTGGATAACTTCAAGGCTTAATCAATGATCTTTAGCCCTTATGTGTGTCTGATGTTGCTGTTTGTAGGATGATGTTATTTGCTTATAAAGTGCAGTTAATGTTTCTGCAGCCCTTACGTATGTCTGCTGGTGCTGTTTGTTTCTGCAGTACAGTTTTAAGTACATCTACACTGATCCCTATTTGTTATGGGAGATGGAAGACAAGGGCAAATCATCTTTTGCCTATGGAACgcgaatcactatagttcatagcATTCTTTCCATTACTGATGCTAAGGGCAGAACTGAGAGAATATTTGGTCAGTCGTGTTCGTTTGGTCGAACGTATGTCCGTTTTCCAAGTTTTAGTTGAACTTCGATTGGTGCAATCGGACAGCAACCTGCTGTCTGTTCACTCTCGTTGTCTCTATTTTGGGACTAGGCTCGAGCGTTCCTTATCTACGAAGCAACACTTGGGGGAGAGTGATAAGTTCGTCGGATTGAAGGACTCCAGTTTTGAATTCCTCTTTGATTGCAACGTCTATTCTTATCCAAATAAGACTCCGGTCGGGATGAGATTGTCAATGATCCTATCATCGGAAGATCGACCATGAGATCCTCTTTTCTGGATGGTCTGTCTTCTTAATCTCCACAGCGGGTGCTGAGGAGGGTTGATGTAAGATATTTCGGCACGCACGAGGACAATTTTGGTGCTTGCATTGTAGCCACCACAAATCTTGGTTGGAACGTGTACTGATCATTCAACATTTGTCAACCTCAATACCGGCAGAAATCACGCGAGGTCTCCAACAATGGCATTTTGTTTTCAGGTAAATCGAGCTCCGGTTCTTCGATGCATTTACGACACTTCCACGTTATGCGCTCGACATTACTGATATTTAATCTAGCAGGTGGCTTCCACTTGGACGATTAAGCGCAAGAGGCATCGGTAAGGTGGGTTCACCCCCTGCTTGTACTGAGGATGACGCTGGTGAGCCGCTTCAAGACGAAGCACAACAATGACGCTGTGCAGGTGGGCTCTCCTGAAAGCAAAAGAAAATGGCGTCGCTTCTGGGGTTGGCCAAAGAAAACGTGCCAGAAGATTAGTCAATGATGTATAATGATTAACTTGGATTGGTGATATTAGGACGCCATCCGAGCTAGGATGAAAATGGTACCCAAGATGTAATTCCCCATTTGTTCCTTCCCCATTGTCCTTGTACTTGTTTATAATAGATTATTATACGGACAAACATAAACATTGGTGATGTAAGTTTTTTCCTCCAAGATTTGAGTTAAGAGACTAAATTCTTATACTCGAAGTTAACGAACTTACCGGATCCTGTCACTGAAAGAGCTATGAATCTACGCAACCTGTTGCGGTCGGGTTGGATACGGATAAATTTATGTCGGTCTTTGgtatcccgacccgacctgttggACTCTGACCCGTTGGCTTACCCAGCAAGATGCCTTGGAGACTCCAACCGTCGTCGTCTTCGGGGCCCTCCCGCTTTCCCCGACGCAGGGACAACAGCATCCGCACGCAATCGATTCTTTGGCGCACATTTTTTGATGCTAGGCTACCCTGCAAACATGCTGATTGCTTTGTCGTGCGCATCGCGTTCCCAGACGGTCGATCTATGCGGTAGGGGTGCGGGACACGGTCAGGCGTCGCCTCCTGCTCTTCCTTGGTAACTGGGAGAAGGAAGAGATTCGAAAGCGACGGGAGTCTGCAAAGATAGGTACCAAACACGACACGAAAGTTGAGCCTCTGTTTGTTTATGGAGCTGTGATCCAACTAAAGTGCTTCTCGTTGGGTGCGAATCGAAGCTTGTTTTAAAagtaattaagaaaaataaataaataaataaataaagcagAATGACTGATCCGAAGTCGGCATCGAGTCGGTGTTTTCCCTCCAAAGGAGCGAAGCATCTCATTAACCCTCTGCTTTTCGACTGCGAGTATCCACTCCGCTTTTCCtttgctttcctttcctttcctcatATCATCTCCTCTTTATTCCTTGCAAATCACAATAAATTAATAATTGCGCGTTTTTACCTCTTTGTGATGGAAAAAACCAGCCCAAAGTTAAGCATCTTTCCTCCGTCGTCATCCCTTGATCAGTTGCCAAATTGCGTGGGTCTTGTCTCCTTTCGCTTGCTAATGTTCGCCCGCTGTGTTGGACGCTAAGTGCATTTTTACAGACGTCTCATAGGTTTCGCGCATTTGGGTTCTGCTGGTGAGTCTTCTCTGATTTCTAGTTGTTTCTTGATCGTTTCGGTTCTTGCTGAATGTTCGTCTGATCATTTGTTGCTGGTTTTCTCTATTTTCCCCTCCTTCCTTGTCGTCCTTTCTCTCTCTGTTATCGACGACCTATGAATTGGCAGGTCCATTGCAGACGAGTCACAACCGGTTGATTTTGATTTCACTTTCACTGGTTCTTGTGAGGTTCTCTTTCCCATTTTGTTCTTGTGTTACGCCTTGTGAAAAAAATGCAGACTTTTGAGTTATGCTGGAACTCTTTGCCCCTTTGCTCTCTTATTTCGTGTTGATGGTGATCTCTGCTTACGAGTCCTGCTCGTTAATCGCCTTTTATTCGTTTTAGAATTACGGGGAACCCTAGAAGCTGTCAACAAACAATTTGGCCATGTTCCATCCCTGAGTAATTTACAACTCCGCATGCGTTGAGTGTTTTAGAACAAGCGACATCGAGTCGGGAGGACGAAAGAAGCAGCGGAAACAGTAGCGTCATTGATTATAGCAGAGGGAAAAAATTGCCCCATGCATTTCTCAACAGTGCCTTCATCAGATTCCTGGCAGCCGGTTTTGACGGCTGATTCTACGGACGCATACTATTGGTTGAATTGGAGAGTTTTGCTATGTGCTATTTGGGTGTTATCTTCCATGATCATTGCATCCATTTTGATATGGAAGTTTGAAGGTTCGAACACAGAGACAGAAGGATCCTCGCCAGAGAGCCACTATCCTTTGTACGAGGATGAGCTATGGAGACCTTGTCTCACAGAGGTCCATCCTGCTTGGTTGCTGGTTTTTCGACTTATAGCCTTCGCCATACTTCTGGCATTTCTTATCATCAATGTCGCTGTGGACGGAGGGGGCATCTTTTATTACTATACCCAGTAAGCCGATTTTGCTTTTCAGTAGAAGACATAATTCTTTCCAAATGCTGGattaattatttctaaatcaCGTTTTGCTTGTCCATGTCTAAATATTTTCCAAGCATAACATATTGATTGTATTATTTAAACCTGGTCATTGTGTTCTTTTTTGTCCCCTCACTCGTTTTGCATTATGTAGGAATTCtactgcttttttttttcttttgtatatattaTATTTCATTCCCAAAGTTGATCCTTATCTTTCCAAAGTTGTTGTAGACTATTAGGTAATCCTCCTTGAGTAGAAGGTCCTCTACTTGACCAACCACATATTACTTGTATGGTGATGGACTGGCGGAGCACGATGTCCTTCACATGAGCAATTTTAGACTTTTCTTAGCTCAATAATAGTTCCACTGTGCACTTTTGCATGTTTTGTGTAGGGCGTAGATCCTCTGGTTGTAGCATCAGTTACAGGATGGCTTCTTCAGCTCATGAATGCAAATTTTTAACCTGCTTTTGTCTTGTAAAATATGTTGTGACCTTGGCTGCTCCTATCAATTCATGTAGCTTGGTTTTTCTTTCTGCATCTTATTATCtgtaaattaattatatttagcaTATTGTATGATTGCTAATGGCATTACATCTTGCTCTATTCATAATTCAGTATCTTCTCTGTTTTTGAAGATCTTATAATCTTTTTTCATGTTGGCCAGGTGGACATTCATTTTGGTCaccatttattttttggtatgtcCTTAAACTTTGAAGATTGCAAGGCTAAATTTCttgtattttttcttttctctgtttCCATGTTGATTGATGCTCCCTTTTGTTTTCCTTGTGTGAATAATATTTTGGTTAGCATGGATAACTTTTCTTTCACCTAAACCATTCCAAGTGCTCATAAATAATATTTTGGCTAGCATGAATATGCATGGCTCACACATGAAACTACACTTCTAGCTTGGCTCAGTGCTGTCTGTCTATGGGTGCAATAAGTATCTTCGTAAAGTTACTGGGGATAAAGTTGCCGTCACAAGGTCAGATGCAGAGCATGGAACATATGCAGCTCCTGTGAATGGTGCGAATGGAATTATTCAGCAGTCTGGTGTGCGTGCAGCTGGCTTTTGGGGTAATTTGTTTCAAGTAATCTTTCAGGtattatcttttcttttatttaattAAGTAGTCATATTGCATGTTTAACTCATGTAATTGCTCAGATTGAGCATGGTGTAGTCACTGACTTTGTAATTTTTGGTAAATCgttagttgattgttattaaaaaTGAATCATGGCCAACATAAATCTGTCTGTATAATTGTAATACCATAAGCTCAATCAGTTTTTGCATATATTACTTTTTGTTTGTCTTGCTTTTGAATATTTATTGAAACGTGCCAGGTGTATAAATAACTTCCTAGGATGCCTTTATTAGGATTTTAGAGTTTGTGGTTATATTGAGGTTTCTTGAGTAAAGGCAAGTAATTTTACCGAGGTGTATCGGACTGTCGAGTATGTCAAGTTATGCAAGGGTAAATTTGTTGGAGATGGCTAAATTTCTGATGATCTGAGAATCTTGTTCTTGGTATTATCATGgtaatgattgatgatgcctattTTAACAGGGAATGGGacataggaaaaaaaaattaaaaaaaggaaaaacacaAATAATTTGAAAATTAAGATAGGAAAAGGTACaaagaatttag
The window above is part of the Musa acuminata AAA Group cultivar baxijiao chromosome BXJ2-6, Cavendish_Baxijiao_AAA, whole genome shotgun sequence genome. Proteins encoded here:
- the LOC135614574 gene encoding uncharacterized protein LOC135614574; amino-acid sequence: MHFSTVPSSDSWQPVLTADSTDAYYWLNWRVLLCAIWVLSSMIIASILIWKFEGSNTETEGSSPESHYPLYEDELWRPCLTEVHPAWLLVFRLIAFAILLAFLIINVAVDGGGIFYYYTQWTFILVTIYFLLGSVLSVYGCNKYLRKVTGDKVAVTRSDAEHGTYAAPVNGANGIIQQSGVRAAGFWGNLFQVIFQTSAGAVMLTDCVFWLIIFPFLAIRDYNLNFVLICMHSLNAVFLLGDIALNSLSFPWFRIAYFLLWTAIYVIFQWVIHACVDIWWPYPFLDLSSTYAPIWYFVVAVMHIPCYAAFPLIIKMKHILLSRWFPLSYSPTK